A part of Aegilops tauschii subsp. strangulata cultivar AL8/78 chromosome 2, Aet v6.0, whole genome shotgun sequence genomic DNA contains:
- the LOC109744447 gene encoding uncharacterized protein: MGRLGKWALIMMEFDITFVPQKAIKGQALAEFLAVHPIPDDSPLVTDLPDEEVFNVNLDASWELYFDGASRMDADSDGTPRRRAGAGLVFKTPQGGVMYHSFSLLKEECSNKEAEYEALIFGLLLALSMEVRSLRAYGDSQLIIRQVNDMYEVRKPELVPYYSVARNLMGKFQHVEVLHVPRSRNAPADALAKLAAALVLPDNKTMQVNVEERWLLSAVLELIPAEYEVNTVMTNVVEEGEWLQPFLDYFKHGSLPDDPVTRRQLQRRLPFYVFEAGVLYRRSHGQEVLLRCVNRSEADKILQEMHHGVCGGHQGGAKIAGDYWPGIMADCLRVARSCHNYEVHGDFKHRPPVPLHPTIPSWSFDAWGIDVIGPIDPPSSRGLRFILATTDYFSKWAEAVPLREVKSDNVINFLERNIIYRFGIPDRITSDNGKVFKSNNMYRFTEKYKIKWNYSTGYYPQANGAIEAFNKTLGKILKKTVTRNQRDWHDRLFESLWAYHVTPYPNTGNFVLSRLRE; encoded by the coding sequence ATGGGGCGACTTGGAAAATGGGCACTTATCATGATGGAGTTTGACATCACCTTTGTGCCTCAAAAAGCAATCAAGGGTCAAGCCTTGGCGGAATTTCTCGCAGTGCACCCAATTCCAGACGACTCACCACTTGTCACGGACCTTCCTGACGAGGAGGTTTTCAACGTCAACCTCGATGCGTCGTGGGAGCTCTACTTTGATGGTGCCTCCCGCATGGACGCCGACTCCGATGGTACCCCAAGACGAAGAGCCGGTGCAGGTTTAGTGTTCAAGACGCCACAAGGGGGGGTGATGTATCACTCATTCTCCCTCCTAAAAGAAGAATGCTCCAACAAAGAAGcagagtacgaggcgctcatctTCGGCCTCCTTTTGGCGCTCTCCATGGAGGTTCGTTCCTTGCGGGCTTATGGAGACTCTCAACTCATCATTCGTCAAGTCAACGACATGTATGAAGTTCGCAAGCCTGAACTAGTGCCGTACTATTCCGTGGCCCGAAATCTAATGGGAAAATTTCAACATGTTGAAGTGCTTCATGTCCCGCGAAGTAGGAATGCACCTGCTGATGCCTTGGCGAAACTAGCAGCGGCATTGGTGCTTCCAGATAATAAAACAATGCAGGTGAACGTGGAAGAAAGGTGGCTACTCTCGGCTGTCTTGGAGCTCATCCCGGCGGAGTACGAAGTCAATACCGTCATGACAAATGTCGTAGAGGAGGGCGAGTGGCTGCAACCATTCCTCGACTACTTCAAGCATGGGAGCCTCCCCGACGACCCTGTCACGAGGCGCCAACTACAACGACGACTCCCTTTCTATGTTTTTGAAGCAGGTGTCCTATACAGACGTTCGCATGGACAGGAGGTCCTACTTCGATGCGTCAACCGAAGTGAAGCCGACAAGATCCTACAGGAGATGCATCATGGAGTCTGTGGCGGGCACCAAGGAGGGGCCAAGATAGCAGGAGACTACTGGCCCGGCATTATGGCAGACTGCCTTCGGGTGGCTAGATCGTGCCACAACTATGAAGTTCATGGTGATTTCAAGCACAGGCCGCCGGTCCCTCTTCACCCTACCATTCCCTCTTGGTCGTTCGATGCCTGGGGAATCGACGTCATCGGCCCTATCGACCCTCCATCTTCTAGGGGGCTTCGCTTCATCCTCGCCACGACGGACTACTTCTCGAAGTGGGCGGAAGCTGTCCCGTTACGGGAGGTGAAGAGTGACAACGTCATCAACTTCCTAGAGCGAAACATCATATATCGCTTTGGGATACCTGATCGGATCACCTCCGACAACGGCAAGGTCTTCAAGTCCAACAATATGTACAGGTTCACGGAGAAGTACAAGATCAAGTGgaactactccaccggctactaccCTCAAGCTAACGGCGCGATCGAGGCTTTCAACAAGACGCTCGGCAAGATACTCAAGAAGACGGTGACAAGGAATCAGAGAGACTGGCATGATCGTCTCTTCGAGTCCTTATGGGCGTACCATGTCACACCGTACCCCAACACAGGCAACTTCGTTCTCTCTCGTTTACGGGAGTGA